From Pseudanabaena sp. PCC 6802, one genomic window encodes:
- a CDS encoding glycosyltransferase family 4 protein, with amino-acid sequence MKLLFISTPVGAFSSGIGGGVELTIQNVAMELMRRSHTVHLAACVGSQSETIPIVTIPGEVHSFAQQQSRTDPVSFPSNSVLTNMWAYARTMQNSYNLIVNFAYDWLPFYLTPFFYTPIAHFVSMGSLLDCIDLAIAQVSHSHPGTLGVYTRTQAHTFEGLADFRILDSGIDINAYDFCAEPELQLAWVARISPEKGLEDAAAVSEETGLEINILGKMQDEDYWHNVQKDHPKAKLNYLGFHATEGLQAILGKCQALLMTPKWVEAFGNVAIEALACGVPVISYARGGSVEIVRHGETGFLVEPDSIEGLCEAVESLPRINRYACRRQADTQYSLQALGDRFEQWFLDILAASA; translated from the coding sequence ATGAAGCTATTATTTATCTCAACTCCTGTAGGGGCATTTAGTTCTGGTATTGGTGGCGGTGTGGAACTGACCATTCAAAATGTGGCGATGGAATTGATGCGGCGATCGCATACAGTCCATCTGGCTGCCTGTGTGGGTTCTCAGTCGGAGACTATTCCAATCGTTACTATTCCTGGCGAAGTCCATAGTTTTGCGCAGCAGCAATCCCGTACCGATCCGGTGAGTTTCCCTAGTAACTCGGTATTGACGAATATGTGGGCATACGCTCGCACTATGCAAAATAGTTACAACCTGATTGTCAATTTTGCCTACGACTGGCTGCCATTTTATCTAACACCATTTTTTTACACGCCGATCGCCCACTTTGTCAGTATGGGTTCGCTCCTGGACTGCATCGATCTGGCGATCGCTCAAGTATCCCATTCCCATCCTGGCACTTTGGGAGTTTATACCCGCACCCAAGCCCATACCTTTGAAGGATTGGCTGACTTTCGTATATTAGATAGTGGGATAGATATCAACGCCTATGATTTTTGTGCTGAGCCAGAGCTACAGCTAGCCTGGGTAGCTCGCATCTCGCCGGAAAAAGGATTGGAAGATGCGGCAGCGGTTTCAGAAGAAACGGGTCTTGAGATTAACATCCTGGGTAAAATGCAGGATGAGGACTACTGGCATAACGTCCAGAAAGATCATCCCAAAGCAAAATTAAACTACTTGGGATTCCATGCCACGGAAGGACTACAAGCTATTTTGGGTAAGTGTCAGGCACTATTAATGACACCGAAGTGGGTAGAGGCATTTGGGAATGTGGCGATCGAAGCGCTCGCCTGCGGCGTACCCGTGATTAGTTACGCCAGAGGCGGCTCCGTCGAAATTGTGCGCCACGGAGAGACCGGGTTTCTGGTGGAACCGGATAGCATAGAAGGGCTATGCGAAGCGGTGGAATCGCTGCCACGCATTAATAGATACGCCTGCCGCCGTCAAGCCGACACGCAATATTCGTTGCAGGCACTGGGCGATCGCTTCGAACAGTGGTTCTTGGATATCCTTGCCGCCTCAGCATAG
- a CDS encoding sugar phosphate nucleotidyltransferase: MQAVIIAGGKGTRLRPLTYGCPKPMLPLLDRPFLEWMIERCRTAGITDILLNVHYQAQQVQSYFEDGDRFGVKIRYIEESTPLDTAGAIKLAEPYFTGESLLVFNADILTDLDLQAVIKFHRDRGAAATLTLTRVSDLTPFGLVELGDDSQVLAFREKPTPEQAVVFMEKGIDTINAGTYVLEPRIFDSYVVGEPLSFERVVFPGVLEQGYKMMGFIWDGYWLDLGTPEKYCQAHQDILEGRMPYDLAATATSPAPGVWVARTATVDPAARLIAPCYVGDRAAVGTDAHIPANTVVGANSIVNRPISAGIYSQGSILI; this comes from the coding sequence ATGCAAGCAGTAATCATTGCGGGTGGTAAGGGCACGCGCCTCAGACCGCTAACCTATGGGTGCCCAAAACCTATGTTGCCTTTACTAGATCGGCCTTTTTTAGAATGGATGATAGAGCGCTGTCGGACGGCAGGCATTACCGATATTTTGCTCAACGTTCACTATCAAGCGCAACAGGTGCAGTCCTACTTTGAAGATGGCGATCGCTTTGGCGTAAAAATTCGCTACATTGAAGAGTCCACTCCTCTAGACACGGCTGGTGCTATAAAGCTGGCCGAGCCATATTTTACGGGAGAATCATTGCTAGTCTTCAATGCCGATATCCTCACCGATTTAGACCTGCAAGCTGTCATAAAGTTCCATCGCGATCGCGGCGCAGCCGCAACCCTGACGCTTACCCGTGTCAGCGATCTTACCCCATTTGGTCTGGTGGAATTGGGCGATGATTCTCAGGTACTGGCATTCCGCGAAAAACCTACACCGGAGCAGGCGGTAGTCTTTATGGAAAAGGGGATCGACACGATTAATGCTGGTACGTATGTCTTAGAACCAAGGATTTTCGATTCCTACGTGGTTGGAGAACCCCTCAGTTTTGAACGGGTTGTATTTCCGGGAGTGTTAGAGCAGGGCTACAAAATGATGGGGTTTATCTGGGATGGCTATTGGTTAGACCTGGGTACGCCCGAAAAATATTGCCAAGCACATCAGGATATTTTGGAGGGTAGAATGCCCTACGATTTAGCTGCTACTGCAACTTCACCTGCACCCGGAGTGTGGGTTGCCAGGACTGCTACGGTCGATCCCGCTGCTCGGTTGATTGCCCCCTGTTATGTCGGCGATCGCGCGGCGGTAGGCACTGATGCCCATATTCCCGCCAATACGGTGGTTGGCGCGAACTCGATAGTCAACCGCCCTATCAGCGCGGGCATCTATTCCCAAGGCTCGATCTTGATTTAG
- the frr gene encoding ribosome recycling factor: protein MSEVPVKLTDVESRMQKAVEATQQNFNTVRTGRASASLLDRIMVEYYGAPTPLKSLANVTTPDASTIAIQPFDRSSMALIERAIAESDVGLTPNNDGSSIRLNIPPLTTERRKELVKTVAKLAEEGKVAIRNVRRDAIDSTRKQEKAKEISEDEAKKLHDQIDKLTEKYIKNVDRILAEKEKEISTV, encoded by the coding sequence ATGTCGGAGGTTCCTGTGAAGTTAACTGATGTTGAGTCGCGCATGCAAAAGGCTGTCGAAGCCACGCAGCAAAACTTTAATACCGTGCGCACCGGTCGAGCCAGCGCGTCTTTGCTGGATCGGATAATGGTGGAGTACTACGGCGCTCCAACTCCATTAAAGTCCTTAGCTAACGTGACTACACCCGATGCCTCGACGATCGCGATTCAACCTTTCGATCGCAGTAGTATGGCACTAATCGAACGCGCGATCGCTGAGTCTGATGTCGGTTTAACCCCCAATAATGACGGCAGTAGTATTCGCCTGAATATCCCCCCACTTACTACCGAGCGTCGCAAAGAACTCGTAAAAACCGTTGCCAAATTAGCTGAAGAGGGCAAAGTGGCAATCCGGAACGTGCGCCGCGATGCCATTGACTCTACGCGCAAGCAAGAAAAAGCTAAAGAAATATCCGAGGACGAAGCCAAAAAACTCCACGATCAGATCGATAAGCTGACAGAGAAATATATTAAGAACGTCGATCGTATCCTGGCGGAGAAAGAAAAGGAAATTTCAACTGTCTGA
- a CDS encoding pseudouridine synthase, with the protein MAERLQKIISRFGIASRREAEQMILASRVRLNGTIVTELGIKADPASDRIEVDGRLINQARSPQKIYLLLNKPVATICTRRDPQGRRTVLDLLPPQYQHLYPVGRLDYNSSGALLLTNDGDFANSLAHPRHHITKTYEVWVRGQIDLEVLQIWQAGVELDGRLTLPCEVTVLTRTSDRTQLQIVLKEGRNRQIRRIAEQLNHPVMALHRVAIAEINLGNLPVGKYRHLTKPEVQQTGWLMG; encoded by the coding sequence ATGGCGGAGCGCCTGCAAAAAATTATTTCCCGTTTTGGCATTGCTTCGCGGCGCGAAGCCGAGCAAATGATTCTGGCATCGCGGGTACGGCTGAATGGCACGATCGTGACTGAACTTGGCATAAAAGCAGATCCAGCCAGCGATCGCATAGAAGTTGACGGTAGGTTAATTAACCAGGCGCGTTCTCCCCAAAAAATCTATTTACTCCTAAATAAACCTGTGGCGACGATCTGTACCCGTCGCGATCCGCAGGGCAGGCGAACCGTGCTGGACTTGCTGCCACCGCAATACCAACATCTCTACCCAGTGGGGCGGCTTGACTATAACAGCAGCGGAGCTTTACTTCTGACGAATGATGGTGACTTTGCTAACAGCCTCGCCCATCCCCGCCACCACATAACTAAAACCTATGAAGTGTGGGTGCGCGGTCAGATCGATCTCGAGGTACTGCAAATCTGGCAGGCTGGGGTTGAGTTAGATGGCAGGTTAACCCTACCCTGCGAAGTGACAGTTTTGACGCGAACCTCAGATCGCACCCAGTTGCAGATCGTGCTAAAAGAAGGGCGCAATCGCCAGATTCGCCGTATCGCCGAGCAGTTAAATCATCCAGTTATGGCATTACATCGCGTGGCGATCGCTGAAATTAACCTCGGCAACTTACCTGTAGGGAAATACCGCCACCTCACTAAACCAGAAGTCCAGCAAACTGGATGGCTGATGGGATAA
- the cobA gene encoding uroporphyrinogen-III C-methyltransferase — MPKSGDAEYLGKVYLVGAGPGDPGLMTLKGKGILELCDVVIYDALVSAEILAMVNPIAERINAGKRRGNHSLPQSETTQLLIEKARQHAIVVRLKGGDPYIFGRGGEEMSDLIAAGVTVEVVPGITAGIAVPAYAGIPLTHRGYSSSVTFVTGHEAVGKYRPHVNWQAIACGSETIVVYMGLHNLSEIIQNLIDAGLPPRTPIALIRQGTRADQSELVGNLSNIADLVAATGFAPPAIAVIGKVVELRDLLASV; from the coding sequence ATGCCGAAATCTGGCGATGCTGAGTATCTTGGTAAGGTCTATCTGGTAGGGGCTGGCCCAGGAGACCCGGGGTTGATGACGCTAAAGGGCAAAGGGATCTTAGAGCTTTGTGACGTGGTAATCTACGATGCTCTGGTCAGTGCCGAAATTTTGGCTATGGTTAACCCCATTGCGGAGCGGATTAACGCAGGTAAGCGGCGCGGCAACCATTCACTGCCACAATCGGAAACCACGCAATTGTTAATTGAAAAAGCCAGGCAACATGCCATTGTAGTCAGGCTGAAGGGAGGCGATCCGTATATCTTTGGGCGTGGGGGCGAGGAGATGAGCGACCTGATTGCGGCTGGCGTTACCGTGGAAGTGGTACCTGGGATTACAGCAGGGATTGCGGTGCCTGCCTACGCGGGGATTCCGCTTACTCATCGCGGTTATAGCTCGTCGGTGACATTTGTGACAGGGCATGAAGCAGTGGGTAAATATCGGCCTCATGTTAATTGGCAAGCGATCGCTTGTGGCTCGGAAACCATTGTTGTTTACATGGGGTTGCACAACCTGTCCGAGATTATTCAGAATCTGATTGACGCTGGCTTACCACCCCGCACGCCGATCGCGCTGATCCGCCAGGGTACGCGAGCCGATCAAAGCGAACTAGTTGGCAACCTGAGTAATATAGCGGATCTGGTCGCAGCTACAGGATTTGCTCCGCCCGCGATCGCTGTAATTGGCAAGGTAGTCGAGCTGAGGGATTTATTAGCGAGCGTTTAA
- a CDS encoding addiction module protein produces the protein MAPQLLNQILELSISERLELIESIWESIAADPSKVELTEAQCQELDNRLLVYKQHPNFGKLWYEVKQEIIGSL, from the coding sequence ATGGCACCCCAATTACTCAATCAAATTTTAGAACTTAGTATCTCAGAACGACTCGAGCTAATTGAAAGTATTTGGGAGAGTATTGCTGCCGATCCCAGCAAAGTTGAATTAACAGAGGCACAATGTCAAGAGCTAGACAATCGTTTGCTTGTTTACAAGCAGCATCCGAATTTCGGTAAGTTATGGTATGAGGTCAAACAAGAAATTATCGGTTCTCTATGA
- a CDS encoding bifunctional nuclease family protein — protein MIEMKVAGIAIDAVSRNPIVLLRDAGDRRALPIWIGEAEAKAIVTALDPKPAVRPMTHDLLINALDAWSLKVERVVIHSLRNSTFFAVLSIKQGDTVKEIDARPSDAIALALRANCPIWVVEEVISEASIPVDQDADEAERRAFREFLSNLNPEDFAKGQRQGN, from the coding sequence ATGATTGAGATGAAGGTTGCTGGGATCGCTATTGATGCTGTCAGTCGTAATCCGATTGTTTTGTTGCGGGATGCAGGCGATCGCCGCGCTTTACCGATTTGGATTGGTGAGGCCGAAGCCAAAGCTATAGTTACAGCGCTCGATCCCAAGCCAGCAGTCCGCCCTATGACCCACGATCTGTTGATTAATGCACTGGATGCGTGGTCGCTGAAAGTCGAGCGAGTTGTCATTCATTCGCTGAGAAATAGCACTTTTTTTGCAGTACTGAGCATAAAACAGGGGGATACGGTTAAGGAAATCGATGCTCGACCTAGCGACGCGATCGCCTTGGCATTAAGAGCTAACTGTCCGATCTGGGTAGTTGAGGAAGTAATTTCAGAGGCATCCATACCTGTAGATCAAGATGCAGATGAAGCCGAACGCCGTGCCTTTCGTGAATTTCTGTCCAACCTCAACCCCGAAGATTTTGCCAAAGGACAAAGACAAGGTAACTAG
- a CDS encoding RodZ domain-containing protein: MNTNSNQSSKLAEIGAQLKQMRESKRMSISQVTAKTLIAERHLRAIEEGNLDSLPEPIYVQGFIRKYGKALGLEGLAEDFPVTSEPSPQNWSSSPAAELRPLHLYALYILIIAGAVSLLASLLNPLSNNRVNEGQTNLSPSARVATNAGQGNQAKPKPTQGPTVATKPAPKPTPAQPNAQSNVKPKPNAPTNAQASNDSNWADFSNLVNASSNVNPAFNFSGDKPVNVGIAMTNQSWLRVTVDDKIDFEGILSEGTRKSWSANQSIVVRAGNAAAVSVTFNQTPSKVLGAEGEVVEQTFDKNKQTNTSESSDSNNTTPTTSPSDNTPTAPRSPQ, from the coding sequence GTGAATACTAATTCTAACCAGTCAAGTAAATTAGCCGAGATCGGAGCGCAACTCAAACAAATGCGCGAGTCAAAGCGCATGTCTATTAGTCAAGTTACGGCGAAAACCCTAATCGCAGAGCGCCATTTGCGGGCGATCGAGGAAGGGAATCTGGATTCGTTACCCGAGCCGATCTACGTCCAAGGATTTATTCGCAAGTACGGTAAGGCACTAGGTCTAGAGGGTTTAGCAGAGGATTTCCCAGTGACCAGCGAACCAAGCCCTCAAAACTGGTCTAGTTCCCCTGCGGCGGAGCTAAGACCATTGCATTTGTACGCGCTCTATATCCTGATCATTGCTGGTGCGGTGAGTTTGCTGGCATCACTCCTGAACCCATTGTCTAACAATCGCGTCAACGAAGGTCAGACAAATCTGAGTCCATCAGCAAGGGTTGCTACCAATGCAGGTCAAGGGAATCAGGCTAAGCCCAAACCAACACAAGGCCCAACCGTGGCGACTAAGCCTGCTCCTAAGCCAACCCCTGCCCAACCTAATGCCCAGTCTAATGTCAAACCTAAGCCTAATGCTCCCACTAATGCTCAAGCATCTAACGATAGCAACTGGGCTGACTTTAGCAATCTAGTTAATGCCAGCAGTAACGTCAATCCCGCCTTCAATTTCTCAGGAGATAAGCCTGTCAACGTCGGGATTGCCATGACCAATCAGTCATGGTTGCGCGTAACTGTAGATGACAAGATTGATTTTGAAGGCATTCTATCAGAAGGTACGCGTAAATCCTGGTCTGCAAATCAAAGTATCGTGGTTCGTGCTGGTAATGCAGCGGCTGTATCTGTTACTTTTAACCAGACCCCTTCCAAGGTATTGGGTGCCGAAGGTGAGGTAGTAGAGCAGACATTTGACAAAAACAAGCAGACTAACACTTCTGAGAGTTCAGATAGCAACAATACCACTCCTACTACCAGTCCATCTGACAATACACCAACCGCCCCCCGATCGCCCCAATAA
- a CDS encoding LCP family protein gives MTKTLSRKNTGIKQRPRRRFGFGKVLLAIAFTISVTAGIMLARLAPLTSFDWGGLIRGRSLQEIVVEGLGRKLSQPYQILIMGIDRVPDAKPNSPEAFNGRSDTMLLVRFDPTSRSLRLLSIPRDTQVQIPQYGVEKINAANVFGGSNLAIATVKENLYNVKIDRYARVDTSGLVALIDALGGVEVNVPKRMRYEDKTQKLSIDLQPGVQTLNGKQAEGFARFRHDEEGDIGRIKRQQILLKAIEKKLSDPWLVFRLPQLADTMRQYIDTDLNTDEIIALSTFSLTLKPNSIKTLTLPGRPSADYEFNTSYWIADPDDSVRIINSNFQIAN, from the coding sequence ATGACAAAGACTTTAAGTAGAAAAAATACTGGGATCAAGCAGCGTCCGCGTCGTCGCTTTGGCTTTGGGAAAGTATTGCTTGCGATCGCCTTTACGATCTCTGTAACAGCGGGCATTATGCTCGCCAGGTTGGCTCCCTTGACTTCATTTGACTGGGGCGGGCTAATTAGGGGACGCAGCCTGCAAGAGATCGTTGTGGAGGGCTTAGGACGCAAATTGTCCCAGCCATATCAAATTTTGATTATGGGTATCGATCGCGTACCGGATGCTAAGCCTAACTCCCCAGAGGCATTTAACGGACGCAGCGATACGATGCTCCTGGTTAGATTCGATCCCACATCGCGATCGCTGCGCCTATTATCAATTCCCCGCGATACCCAGGTGCAGATTCCGCAGTATGGGGTGGAAAAAATTAATGCTGCCAATGTGTTTGGTGGGAGTAATTTAGCGATCGCCACCGTCAAAGAGAACCTCTACAACGTTAAGATCGATCGCTATGCCAGAGTTGATACGTCAGGCTTAGTGGCTTTAATCGACGCGCTTGGCGGCGTGGAAGTTAACGTACCTAAGCGCATGCGCTACGAAGACAAAACCCAAAAACTCAGTATCGATCTGCAACCTGGCGTGCAAACGCTGAACGGCAAGCAAGCCGAAGGATTTGCTAGATTTCGTCACGATGAAGAAGGCGACATCGGACGCATCAAACGGCAGCAAATCTTGTTAAAAGCGATCGAGAAAAAGCTATCCGATCCCTGGCTTGTATTCAGATTGCCTCAGCTAGCAGATACAATGCGCCAGTACATCGACACCGATCTCAATACGGATGAAATTATCGCCTTATCAACATTTAGCCTGACGTTAAAACCAAATAGCATCAAAACTCTGACATTACCCGGCAGACCGAGTGCCGATTACGAATTCAACACCAGCTATTGGATTGCCGATCCCGATGATTCCGTGAGAATTATCAATAGTAATTTCCAGATCGCTAACTAA
- the metG gene encoding methionine--tRNA ligase, protein MTHEPVALTTPLYYVNDLPHIGSAYPTIAADALARFYRLKGHPTLFITGTDEHGQKIQRAAEKHDLTPQEHCDRVVASFKALWKKLNIRYDRFSRTTDPRHHAIVKEFFQRVYDAGDIYLSQQTGWYCVGCEEFKEERELLSDRHCPIHTNISCEWRDEANYFFRLSKYQTQLEKLYEEQPDFIQPESRRNEVLGFVKQGLKDFSISRINLDWGFPVPLDPSHTIYVWFDALLGYITALLEPDAEPTLAAAVKYWYPINLHIIGKDILRFHAVYWPAMLMSSGLPITKHVFGHGFLTKDGLKMGKTLGNTIDPYDLVDRYGADAVRYYFLKEIEFGRDGDFNEERFVAILNADLANSLGNLLNRSLGMAAKYCRQEVPAYGASSVSHLIEPVIRLASNLGDRVSQAYMSLDFRQVCEEILSLVWSCNKLIDDAAPWQLYKAGKQDEVNALIYALLEAIRITTFLLSPITPSLSQAAYQQLGLEFSETQPPIWEHSTWGILRPGSLLLKPTPVFARIESAVTTN, encoded by the coding sequence ATGACCCACGAACCGGTGGCTTTGACAACGCCACTCTACTACGTTAATGATTTGCCACACATTGGTAGCGCCTATCCAACTATAGCTGCCGATGCTTTGGCTCGCTTTTATCGCTTAAAAGGACACCCTACCCTATTCATTACGGGCACGGACGAACACGGTCAAAAAATCCAACGGGCAGCCGAAAAGCACGATCTTACGCCTCAGGAGCATTGCGATCGCGTAGTAGCATCATTTAAAGCGCTCTGGAAAAAATTAAATATTCGCTACGATCGGTTTTCCCGCACCACCGATCCCCGCCATCACGCGATCGTCAAAGAATTCTTCCAACGCGTCTATGATGCTGGCGATATCTACCTTAGTCAGCAAACAGGTTGGTATTGTGTTGGTTGCGAAGAATTTAAAGAAGAAAGAGAACTGCTTAGCGATCGTCACTGCCCTATCCACACTAATATCAGTTGCGAGTGGCGAGATGAAGCCAATTACTTTTTCCGACTATCTAAGTACCAAACTCAGCTAGAAAAACTGTACGAGGAGCAACCGGACTTTATCCAGCCAGAAAGTCGGCGCAATGAAGTATTAGGCTTTGTTAAGCAAGGTTTAAAGGACTTTTCGATTTCCCGCATCAACTTAGATTGGGGCTTCCCAGTCCCGCTCGACCCATCGCACACGATCTACGTCTGGTTTGATGCCCTTTTGGGGTACATTACTGCCTTATTAGAGCCAGATGCTGAGCCTACTTTGGCAGCAGCGGTCAAGTATTGGTATCCCATAAATCTTCATATTATTGGTAAAGATATACTGCGATTTCATGCAGTTTACTGGCCTGCCATGCTAATGTCTTCAGGTTTGCCAATTACAAAGCACGTATTTGGGCATGGTTTCCTGACTAAGGACGGCCTCAAAATGGGCAAAACATTAGGTAATACAATAGATCCATACGACCTGGTAGATCGCTATGGTGCCGACGCAGTTCGGTATTACTTTCTGAAGGAAATCGAGTTTGGTCGAGACGGCGATTTCAATGAGGAAAGGTTTGTGGCGATTTTGAATGCGGATCTGGCTAATAGCTTGGGTAACCTCCTGAACCGCAGTTTGGGTATGGCCGCCAAATATTGCCGACAGGAAGTACCCGCCTATGGTGCTAGCAGTGTATCGCACCTGATTGAACCCGTAATTCGGTTGGCCTCAAACCTGGGCGATCGCGTTAGTCAGGCGTATATGAGCTTGGACTTTCGGCAAGTCTGCGAAGAGATCCTGTCACTTGTGTGGAGTTGCAACAAGTTAATTGACGATGCCGCACCCTGGCAGCTTTATAAGGCTGGCAAGCAGGATGAGGTTAACGCTTTAATTTACGCATTATTAGAGGCTATTCGGATAACCACTTTTTTACTTTCACCAATTACCCCGAGTTTAAGTCAAGCAGCTTACCAACAGTTAGGGTTAGAGTTTAGCGAAACTCAGCCCCCTATATGGGAGCACTCTACATGGGGAATACTTAGGCCAGGCAGCCTGCTGCTTAAGCCCACTCCGGTTTTTGCTCGCATAGAATCAGCAGTAACCACCAACTGA
- a CDS encoding NYN domain-containing protein: MLNFDHSDSAFTPEQVMENRGRVAIFIDGSNLFYAALQLGIEIDYTKLLWRLTEGSRLLRAFFYTGVDRTNEKQQGFLLWMRRNGYRVISKELVQLPDGSKKANLDVEIAVDMMALAGSYDTAVLVSGDGDLAYAVDAASYRGVRVEVVSLRSMTSDHLINVADRYVDLEAIKEDIQKVSKPNSGYSFRPMTGIAALDSEG; this comes from the coding sequence ATGTTAAATTTCGATCATAGCGATTCGGCTTTCACGCCCGAACAGGTCATGGAGAATCGAGGGCGAGTGGCCATCTTTATAGATGGCTCAAACCTCTTTTACGCAGCTTTGCAGTTGGGTATAGAAATTGATTACACCAAGCTCTTGTGGAGATTGACTGAAGGCTCTAGATTGCTAAGGGCATTTTTCTATACAGGTGTCGATCGCACCAATGAAAAGCAGCAGGGGTTTTTGCTCTGGATGCGCCGCAATGGTTACCGCGTCATTTCTAAAGAGCTAGTGCAATTACCTGATGGGTCTAAAAAAGCCAACCTGGATGTGGAAATTGCGGTTGATATGATGGCTTTGGCAGGTTCGTATGACACTGCCGTCCTGGTTAGCGGTGATGGGGATTTGGCCTATGCCGTGGACGCTGCTAGCTATCGAGGGGTACGGGTGGAAGTAGTCAGCTTGCGATCGATGACGAGCGATCACCTTATTAACGTCGCCGATCGCTATGTAGACTTAGAAGCAATTAAGGAAGACATCCAGAAAGTTTCAAAGCCTAACTCGGGCTACTCCTTTCGGCCAATGACAGGAATAGCTGCCCTCGATAGCGAAGGCTAA
- the pyrH gene encoding UMP kinase — MNVKYKRILLKLSGEALMGDRSFGIDPAIVQSISLEIAEIVRSGVEVAIVVGGGNIFRGMQGAAAGMDRATADYIGMIATVMNALTLQDALEHLDDPIQTRVLTAIAMQEVAEPYIRRRAIRHLENKLVVIFGAGSGNPFFTTDTTAALRGAEINAEVIFKATRVDGIYDSDPKLNPDAKRYQHLTYDRVLADDLRVMDITAFTLCKENNIPIVVFDLCVPGNIRRAVMGESIGTYVGGSCEVN; from the coding sequence ATGAACGTTAAATATAAGCGTATTCTGCTCAAGCTTAGCGGCGAGGCGTTAATGGGCGATCGCAGCTTTGGGATAGATCCTGCTATCGTGCAGTCTATCAGTCTCGAAATAGCGGAAATCGTGCGTAGTGGCGTAGAGGTAGCAATTGTCGTTGGCGGCGGTAATATTTTTCGCGGTATGCAGGGTGCGGCGGCTGGTATGGATAGAGCCACGGCTGACTATATCGGCATGATTGCGACCGTCATGAACGCGCTCACCCTTCAAGATGCCCTAGAACACCTTGACGATCCGATTCAGACGCGGGTACTAACGGCGATCGCCATGCAAGAAGTAGCAGAGCCGTATATTCGCCGCCGAGCTATCCGCCATCTGGAAAATAAGCTAGTTGTAATTTTTGGCGCAGGGTCGGGCAATCCATTTTTTACCACCGATACTACTGCTGCTCTACGCGGTGCTGAAATCAACGCTGAAGTAATATTTAAAGCTACCAGGGTGGATGGGATCTACGACAGCGATCCCAAACTCAACCCCGATGCCAAGCGCTATCAGCACCTTACCTACGATCGCGTTCTAGCAGATGACTTACGAGTCATGGACATCACTGCATTTACACTTTGTAAGGAAAATAATATTCCCATCGTAGTCTTCGATCTTTGTGTTCCTGGTAACATTCGCCGCGCTGTCATGGGAGAATCAATAGGTACTTATGTCGGAGGTTCCTGTGAAGTTAACTGA